Proteins encoded by one window of Sediminicoccus rosea:
- a CDS encoding 2-hydroxy-3-oxopropionate reductase translates to MNIGFIGLGIMGLPMAQNLAKAGHTIIAPERASLKAETRAAFTIVADATAVAKAAEIIILMVPDTPDVERVLFGANGVAAGLSAGKLVIDMSSISPTATKDFAAKINALGCDYIDAPVSGGEIGAKNAALTIMIGASEAAFARALPLFELMGKNITRVGENGAGQVTKVANQIIVALNIEAVSEALVFASKAGADPAKVRQALMGGFANSRILEVHAERMINRTFNPGFRIELHQKDLNLALQSAKELGVALPNTASAQQLFSACAAMGGSQWDHSGMVQALEKMADHKIG, encoded by the coding sequence ATGAACATCGGTTTCATCGGCCTCGGCATCATGGGCCTGCCCATGGCGCAGAACCTCGCCAAGGCGGGCCACACCATCATCGCGCCCGAGCGCGCCTCGCTGAAGGCCGAGACGCGCGCTGCCTTCACCATCGTGGCCGATGCGACCGCGGTCGCGAAGGCGGCGGAGATCATCATCCTCATGGTGCCGGACACGCCCGATGTGGAGCGCGTGCTGTTCGGCGCGAATGGCGTGGCGGCAGGGTTGTCCGCCGGCAAGCTCGTCATCGACATGTCCTCGATCAGCCCGACGGCGACGAAGGACTTCGCGGCGAAGATCAACGCGCTCGGCTGCGACTACATTGATGCGCCGGTCTCCGGCGGCGAGATCGGGGCGAAGAACGCAGCGCTCACCATCATGATCGGCGCCTCCGAGGCCGCCTTCGCGCGCGCCCTGCCGCTCTTCGAGCTGATGGGCAAGAACATCACCCGCGTGGGCGAGAACGGCGCGGGCCAGGTGACCAAGGTCGCGAACCAGATCATCGTGGCGCTGAACATCGAGGCGGTGTCCGAGGCGCTGGTCTTCGCCAGCAAGGCGGGCGCGGATCCGGCCAAGGTGCGCCAGGCGCTGATGGGCGGCTTCGCCAATAGCCGCATCCTGGAGGTGCATGCCGAGCGCATGATCAACCGCACCTTCAACCCTGGCTTCCGGATCGAGCTGCACCAGAAGGACCTGAACCTCGCCCTGCAATCGGCGAAGGAACTGGGTGTGGCGCTGCCCAACACGGCCTCCGCGCAGCAGCTCTTCTCGGCCTGCGCGGCGATGGGCGGCAGCCAGTGGGACCATTCGGGCATGGTCCAGGCGCTGGAGAAGATGGCCGACCACAAGATCGGCTGA
- a CDS encoding Bug family tripartite tricarboxylate transporter substrate binding protein — translation MTLTRRTALAAPALLAPLAATAQSWPERQIRIVVAFPAGSVTDSLVRNLVEPLSRELGQTVIIDNRPGGNGVVGTMAVKGAAPDGYTMAVLSVTNGALNTYLVRNLAYDPIRDFTQMGFLAEAPYLLVVPNSSPARNVAELLELARRRPGELTFSHGNASALIGSQLMNRMAGVRMLAVPSRGGPEALTEVLAGRIDSTLTDFASGLAQVREGRVRALGVTTPGVFPLAPEIPPISATLPGYELTVWFGLAAPAGTPAPVVVRFNAALARVLAQADVRERLGRLGFAPRAMQPEQWRDYLQNQITSLTRLAREVGLEPS, via the coding sequence ATGACCCTCACACGTCGCACGGCGCTCGCGGCCCCGGCGTTGCTCGCGCCGCTTGCCGCCACCGCGCAGTCGTGGCCCGAGCGGCAGATCCGCATCGTCGTGGCCTTTCCGGCCGGCAGCGTGACCGACAGCCTGGTGCGCAACCTGGTCGAGCCGCTCTCGCGCGAGCTGGGGCAGACGGTGATCATCGACAACCGGCCGGGCGGCAATGGCGTGGTCGGCACCATGGCAGTGAAGGGTGCTGCACCCGACGGCTACACCATGGCCGTGCTGAGCGTGACGAATGGCGCGCTGAACACCTACCTCGTCCGCAACCTGGCCTATGACCCGATCCGCGACTTCACGCAGATGGGCTTCCTGGCCGAGGCGCCCTATCTGCTGGTGGTGCCCAACTCCTCGCCGGCGCGGAATGTCGCGGAATTGCTGGAGCTGGCGCGGCGCCGCCCGGGTGAGCTGACCTTCAGCCACGGCAATGCGAGCGCGCTCATCGGCAGCCAGCTCATGAACCGCATGGCGGGCGTGCGCATGCTGGCCGTGCCCTCGCGCGGCGGGCCGGAGGCGCTGACCGAGGTGCTGGCGGGCCGCATCGATTCCACGCTGACCGACTTCGCCTCGGGCCTCGCGCAGGTGCGGGAGGGGCGGGTGCGCGCGCTGGGGGTGACGACGCCGGGCGTCTTCCCGCTGGCGCCCGAGATCCCGCCGATCTCGGCCACGCTGCCGGGCTATGAGCTGACGGTGTGGTTCGGGCTTGCCGCGCCGGCGGGCACGCCGGCGCCGGTGGTGGTGCGCTTCAATGCCGCGCTGGCCCGCGTGCTGGCGCAGGCGGATGTGCGGGAGCGGCTGGGCCGCCTCGGCTTCGCGCCGCGCGCCATGCAGCCCGAACAGTGGCGGGACTACCTGCAGAACCAGATCACCAGCCTGACGCGGCTGGCGCGCGAGGTGGGGCTGGAGCCGAGCTAG
- a CDS encoding NAD(P)-dependent oxidoreductase, producing MEHVGFIGLGMMGRPMAMNLAAKQVPLTTLDAAGVTLEGVPAMADAAALARASRLIILMLPDSKAVAAVMAGLLPALQAGSLLIDMGSSEPGETRRWAAALAEKGCAMLDAPVSGSVPKARAGTLAIMVGGADADFTRAEPVLRAMGEAIIRTGAIGSAHAMKALNNYVYAAGLLAVSEAAQMAEAQGLDLGIFAQVLNASSGRNIASETKLAQEITSRRYAGGFQLGLMRKDLETAGGIAAATGAEAPLLALLRARWTEALGVLGPRADNTEIHRYITGKAKP from the coding sequence ATGGAACATGTGGGCTTCATCGGGCTTGGCATGATGGGCCGGCCGATGGCGATGAACCTGGCGGCGAAGCAGGTGCCGCTCACGACGCTCGACGCCGCGGGGGTGACGCTGGAGGGCGTGCCCGCCATGGCCGATGCCGCGGCGCTGGCGCGGGCGAGCCGCCTCATCATCCTCATGCTGCCCGATAGCAAGGCCGTGGCCGCCGTGATGGCCGGCCTGCTGCCCGCGCTGCAGGCCGGCTCGCTCCTCATCGACATGGGCAGCAGCGAGCCGGGCGAGACGCGGCGCTGGGCCGCGGCGCTGGCGGAAAAGGGCTGCGCGATGCTGGATGCGCCGGTCTCGGGCTCGGTGCCCAAGGCGCGCGCCGGCACGCTGGCCATCATGGTGGGCGGCGCGGATGCGGATTTCACCCGTGCCGAGCCGGTGCTGCGCGCGATGGGCGAAGCGATCATCCGCACCGGCGCCATCGGCAGCGCGCATGCGATGAAGGCGCTGAACAACTACGTCTATGCGGCCGGCCTGCTGGCGGTGAGCGAGGCGGCGCAGATGGCCGAGGCCCAGGGGCTCGACCTCGGCATCTTCGCCCAGGTGCTGAATGCGAGCTCCGGCCGCAACATCGCCTCCGAGACCAAGCTCGCGCAGGAGATCACCTCGCGCCGCTACGCGGGCGGCTTCCAGCTCGGCCTGATGCGCAAGGACCTGGAGACGGCGGGCGGCATCGCGGCCGCGACGGGGGCGGAGGCGCCGCTGCTGGCCCTGCTGCGCGCGCGCTGGACGGAGGCGCTGGGCGTGCTCGGCCCGCGCGCGGACAATACGGAAATCCATCGCTACATCACCGGGAAGGCCAAGCCATGA
- a CDS encoding DUF2848 domain-containing protein, producing MRMLDFTLDGSPIRLGITDLVIAGWTGRDAHKLQEHIDELAALGIAPPATVPCYYRAGLETLTQDAAVDVLGHDSSGEGEWILLETPEGRFIGCGSDHTDRKVEAYSIPVSKQMCPKPISAALWRWEEVAPHWDSLEIHSEIREGGAWVTYQRGLVAAMRHPEDLLEKARALGVPTGHGLLMFGGTLAVHGGIRPAADFRVTLHDPVRGRGITHGYTTRSL from the coding sequence ATGCGCATGCTCGATTTCACGCTCGATGGAAGCCCGATCCGCCTCGGCATCACCGACCTCGTCATCGCCGGCTGGACCGGGCGGGACGCGCACAAGCTGCAGGAGCACATCGACGAGCTGGCCGCGCTCGGCATCGCGCCCCCGGCGACGGTCCCCTGCTACTACCGCGCCGGCCTCGAGACGCTGACCCAGGACGCGGCGGTGGATGTGCTCGGCCATGACAGCAGCGGCGAGGGCGAGTGGATCCTGCTCGAGACGCCGGAGGGCCGCTTCATCGGCTGCGGCTCGGACCACACCGATCGCAAGGTGGAGGCCTATTCCATCCCTGTCTCCAAGCAGATGTGCCCGAAACCCATCAGCGCCGCCCTCTGGCGCTGGGAGGAGGTGGCGCCGCATTGGGACAGCCTCGAGATCCACAGCGAGATCCGGGAGGGCGGCGCCTGGGTGACCTACCAGCGCGGCCTGGTCGCCGCGATGCGCCACCCGGAGGACCTGCTGGAGAAGGCCCGCGCGCTCGGCGTGCCGACCGGCCACGGCCTGCTCATGTTCGGCGGCACGCTGGCGGTGCATGGCGGCATCCGCCCTGCCGCCGATTTCCGCGTGACGCTGCATGACCCGGTGCGCGGCCGCGGCATCACCCACGGCTACACGACGCGCAGCCTCTGA
- a CDS encoding mechanosensitive ion channel family protein encodes MRRLATVLLLLLLPLAALANGPWTGEWITSWRDDGDHLILRQEGSRVTGSYPLYGGRIEAVAEGRTLQGSWTQGNDSGRFLFVMDRDGASFTGRYDDGEWWTGSRTQAPPATTGLNQSTPRDAFRQFIVSGNLARGGRSDAWALAIGAVDFSGLEAGLGRQEHLRLVQELFALIDLTTFRISAIPLATDAAEVPFTLHQSGSGARLHLTLVRGEDGLWRLRMPDAAALDAARRQLLVLTGGRFPPADAWRQMRNPRDTMRSFLEGMADWQGEGRALALSTLDLSAVPEVLREGEGAMTAQFLRRALNHIGLVGLQSIPNDGADRAPYIHFSHPAGSIVIAPVSQEANAPWRFTAQTVRDAARIFNAVESLPPPLATPPGLIPHARFFVLRDLTKAHAPALLGRIGQTEYWQILLGLLVMSGAVLVGTIGARLARRGMDAVVGGEESGASFTWALGIVIGISLAAFFPDLIGMPEHFRRYSLPFFGICLTIAASVVAWRVFGAAGIILARISSRSASATDDILFTLLLATARLMVVVAGFLSVAHFLSIPTGGIIAGLGIGGLAFAFASRETLSNVFGAGILVTDRPFQRGDWISSGEIEGAVEHVGIRSTRVRTAQDSVMVIPNGKLSDSTINNLGSRRLRLLKTTLPVTGGANPQALESFIQALRQRIREDEIFVAERTDIGLAAINEGGIGVEVITYMKVASAAAERETRHEFLLDVVHLAQACGLTLGQGMLAPEGPVA; translated from the coding sequence ATGCGCCGCCTCGCCACCGTCCTTCTCCTGCTCCTGCTGCCGCTCGCGGCCCTGGCGAATGGCCCCTGGACCGGCGAATGGATCACCAGCTGGCGTGACGACGGGGACCACCTGATCCTCCGGCAGGAGGGCAGCCGCGTCACCGGCAGCTATCCCCTCTATGGCGGGCGGATCGAGGCGGTGGCGGAGGGCCGCACCCTGCAGGGGAGCTGGACCCAGGGGAATGACAGCGGTCGTTTCCTCTTCGTCATGGACCGTGACGGCGCCAGCTTCACCGGCCGCTATGACGACGGCGAATGGTGGACCGGCTCACGCACCCAGGCGCCGCCGGCCACCACCGGGCTGAACCAGTCCACCCCGCGCGACGCCTTCCGGCAATTCATCGTCAGCGGCAACCTGGCCCGCGGCGGCCGGTCGGATGCTTGGGCGCTGGCGATCGGCGCCGTGGATTTCTCGGGGCTGGAGGCCGGGCTGGGGCGGCAGGAGCATCTGCGCCTGGTGCAGGAACTCTTCGCGCTGATCGACCTCACCACCTTCCGCATCAGCGCCATTCCGCTCGCCACCGATGCGGCCGAGGTGCCCTTCACGCTGCACCAGTCGGGCAGCGGCGCGCGGCTGCACCTCACCCTGGTCCGCGGCGAGGACGGGTTATGGCGGCTGCGCATGCCCGATGCCGCCGCGTTGGATGCGGCGCGGCGGCAATTGCTGGTGCTGACCGGCGGCCGCTTCCCACCGGCCGATGCCTGGCGGCAGATGCGCAACCCGCGCGACACCATGCGCAGCTTCCTGGAGGGCATGGCCGATTGGCAGGGCGAGGGCCGGGCGCTGGCGCTCTCCACGCTCGATCTCTCGGCGGTGCCCGAGGTGCTGCGCGAGGGCGAGGGCGCGATGACCGCGCAATTCCTCCGCCGCGCGCTGAACCACATCGGCCTGGTCGGGCTGCAATCCATCCCGAATGACGGCGCGGACCGCGCGCCCTACATCCATTTCAGCCATCCGGCGGGCAGCATCGTCATCGCGCCCGTGAGCCAGGAGGCGAATGCACCCTGGCGCTTCACCGCGCAGACCGTGCGGGACGCCGCGCGCATCTTCAACGCGGTGGAGAGCCTGCCGCCGCCACTGGCCACACCCCCCGGCCTGATCCCGCACGCGCGCTTCTTCGTGCTGCGCGACCTGACGAAGGCACATGCGCCGGCGTTGCTGGGGCGGATCGGCCAGACGGAATACTGGCAGATCCTGCTGGGACTTCTGGTCATGTCGGGGGCCGTGCTGGTGGGCACCATCGGCGCGCGGCTCGCGCGGCGCGGGATGGACGCGGTGGTGGGCGGGGAGGAGAGCGGCGCAAGCTTCACCTGGGCGCTGGGCATCGTCATCGGCATCAGCCTCGCCGCCTTCTTTCCGGACCTGATCGGGATGCCGGAGCATTTCCGGCGCTATTCCCTGCCCTTCTTCGGCATCTGCCTCACCATCGCGGCCAGCGTGGTCGCATGGCGCGTCTTCGGCGCCGCGGGCATCATCCTGGCGCGCATCTCCAGCCGCTCAGCCAGCGCGACGGACGACATCCTCTTCACCCTGCTGCTCGCCACCGCGCGGCTCATGGTGGTGGTGGCGGGCTTCCTCAGCGTCGCGCATTTCCTCTCGATCCCGACGGGCGGGATCATCGCGGGCCTGGGCATCGGCGGCCTCGCCTTCGCCTTCGCCTCGCGCGAGACGCTGTCGAACGTCTTCGGCGCGGGCATCCTCGTCACCGACCGCCCCTTCCAGCGCGGCGACTGGATCAGCAGCGGCGAGATCGAGGGCGCGGTGGAGCATGTCGGCATCCGCTCGACCCGCGTGCGCACGGCGCAGGACAGCGTGATGGTGATCCCGAACGGCAAGCTCTCGGACTCCACCATCAACAACCTCGGCTCACGCCGGCTGCGCCTGCTGAAGACGACGCTGCCGGTGACCGGCGGGGCGAACCCGCAGGCGCTGGAGAGCTTCATCCAGGCGCTGCGCCAGCGCATCCGCGAGGATGAGATCTTCGTCGCCGAACGCACCGATATCGGCCTCGCGGCCATCAATGAGGGCGGGATCGGCGTCGAGGTCATCACCTACATGAAGGTGGCCAGCGCCGCGGCCGAGCGCGAGACGCGCCACGAATTCCTGCTCGACGTGGTGCATCTGGCGCAGGCCTGCGGGCTGACGCTGGGCCAAGGGATGCTGGCCCCGGAAGGGCCGGTGGCTTAG
- a CDS encoding M20/M25/M40 family metallo-hydrolase: MTETETRPAASRAAASRAGALARAAEMFDTGALKARLTEFVAIPSTAQDPAFDAALHQYLDQAIRPWVERLGFTVTIHPNPLEGFGPILTAERIEDPARPTVLLYGHGDTVRGMDEQWSPGLTPWTVTERDGLWYGRGTADNKGQHIINLMALEAVLEARGGKLGGNVKLVLEMAEERGSKGLREFVAANAKLLAADALIASDGPRVMPEIPTIATGTRGTFHFDLVVKLRDGGVHSGHWGGLTTDPAVMLSHALGCMMDRNGKILVRDWLPRNGVPAEVRGVLQGCEVGGGGEAATIDAGWGEPGLTAAEKIYGWNSLIILAMTSGQPHAPVNAVAPDACAHCQIRYTVDTDPATFAESLRRHLDANGFQNVAIENAGIRMPASRTSPDHPWVRWARESMERSLGKHVQVIPNSSGGLPGDVFVDHLGVPLVWVPHSYNGCKQHGPDEHLLPAPAREGLLAFAGMWWDLGEKAA, translated from the coding sequence ATGACCGAGACTGAGACCCGCCCCGCCGCCTCACGCGCTGCGGCCTCCCGCGCGGGGGCCTTGGCCCGCGCGGCGGAAATGTTCGACACGGGCGCGCTGAAGGCCCGGCTCACGGAATTCGTTGCCATCCCCTCCACCGCGCAGGACCCCGCCTTTGACGCCGCGCTGCACCAGTATCTGGACCAGGCGATCCGCCCCTGGGTCGAGCGGCTGGGCTTCACCGTCACCATTCATCCGAACCCGCTGGAGGGCTTCGGCCCTATCCTCACCGCCGAGCGCATCGAGGACCCGGCGCGGCCGACCGTGCTGCTCTATGGCCATGGCGACACGGTGCGCGGCATGGATGAGCAATGGAGCCCGGGCCTCACGCCCTGGACGGTGACCGAGCGCGACGGCCTCTGGTACGGGCGCGGCACGGCGGACAACAAGGGCCAGCACATCATCAACCTGATGGCGCTGGAAGCGGTGCTGGAGGCCCGTGGCGGCAAGCTCGGCGGCAATGTGAAGCTGGTGCTGGAGATGGCCGAGGAGCGCGGCAGCAAGGGGCTGCGCGAATTCGTCGCCGCGAACGCGAAGCTGCTGGCGGCCGATGCGCTGATCGCGAGCGACGGCCCGCGCGTGATGCCGGAGATTCCGACCATCGCGACCGGCACGCGCGGCACCTTCCATTTCGACCTGGTGGTGAAGCTGCGCGATGGTGGCGTGCATTCCGGCCATTGGGGTGGGCTGACGACCGACCCCGCCGTGATGCTCTCGCATGCGCTGGGCTGCATGATGGACCGCAACGGCAAGATCCTGGTGCGCGACTGGTTGCCCCGCAACGGCGTGCCGGCCGAGGTGCGCGGTGTGCTGCAGGGCTGCGAAGTCGGCGGCGGTGGCGAGGCCGCGACGATCGACGCCGGCTGGGGCGAGCCGGGGCTGACCGCGGCCGAGAAGATCTATGGCTGGAACAGCCTGATCATCCTGGCGATGACGAGCGGCCAGCCGCATGCGCCGGTGAATGCGGTGGCGCCCGATGCGTGCGCGCATTGCCAGATCCGCTACACGGTGGACACCGATCCCGCGACCTTCGCGGAGAGCCTGCGCCGCCACCTGGATGCCAACGGCTTCCAGAACGTGGCGATCGAGAATGCCGGCATCCGCATGCCCGCCTCCCGCACCTCACCCGACCACCCCTGGGTGCGTTGGGCGCGGGAGAGCATGGAGCGCTCGCTCGGCAAGCATGTGCAGGTGATCCCGAATTCCTCGGGCGGGCTGCCGGGGGATGTCTTCGTGGATCATCTGGGTGTGCCGTTGGTCTGGGTGCCGCACAGCTACAATGGCTGCAAGCAGCATGGCCCCGACGAGCACCTGCTGCCCGCGCCGGCGCGCGAGGGGCTGCTGGCCTTTGCCGGCATGTGGTGGGACCTGGGTGAGAAGGCGGCGTAG
- a CDS encoding AsmA family protein gives MRRLLLLTLAAGLLLLAGASAWLLPRWLDWDRHRGALAEIASERLGRPVALEGQVALVLLPQPRLEASRIVIGQAADEIQMSARALRLRLDLWALLLGRLEVRELALVGADIRLPWPPTSLPGLTPPPWLTALDARLEESRIQIGGAVVEGVNARLMAGEIGEALTAEGSLAWRGRPMRFQAVLGRAGDAGVAPLDVTASAAGANLRARGVLLTEGGFAGRLEAAGPDLSALIPAPAAAFRATANLAAGAELIVANQLELTLGADAVRGGALLRLVPEPRFELTLTAPSLDLEPWLAALRGAGAQAVPVSLDLSAEAAQFGPLRMTDLRATANLQNEHLTLGRVSAAMAGETTLELSGGGGAARLELGLRWRSARPAEWLAAAGLAPRLAPPEGPALGSLRLSWEGGAFAVTELAAQLGQSRVSGGFVWRPGARPNLALGLEFDELALPQSQAELAAALREAAGEADLQLRLSFARLRLRDDVWERLAFDGATEGGRILLRRLAGRHLGLDVVLAGTLSGTGSAARLSEMTLEAEGPAGPLLGRLGVVRPDLATAPLRLRLSGAGPLDALALRLEIDLAEARLEAQLTVDVPQDRVQARLTARHPGAARLLSQALAIPPPDWIGEGSFSLIANLGWRLADGRGAWNAESFELVAGELRGRGQVTLAGERPAIAGRLALERLPLPDWRGLDLTAWPGLDLDLAVTADRVAPRGLPLLEAASARLRADAATLRLEDGRASLAGGNLAAALRLERAGPRLALEGSMTDIVLAAPLTGRPLDIAAGRLSGELRLEAGGATPAAWLRSAAGEGSLTLRDGVVQGFDAPAAAAALGWADPGTALGAALESGATPIERGRVAFTLAEGRLTITEAALGAEAGLALGLSGTVDLPEDRVALRLALPVPEGAPPVALEVTGPSLNPRRAADLAPWRAWRAANPP, from the coding sequence GTGAGGCGGCTTCTTCTCCTCACGCTCGCCGCCGGCCTGCTCCTGCTGGCCGGCGCTTCGGCCTGGTTGCTGCCGCGGTGGCTCGACTGGGACCGGCACCGCGGCGCACTTGCTGAAATCGCCTCCGAGCGGCTGGGCAGGCCCGTCGCGCTCGAAGGCCAGGTGGCGCTCGTCCTGCTGCCGCAGCCGCGGCTGGAGGCATCGCGCATCGTCATCGGCCAGGCGGCGGATGAGATCCAGATGTCGGCCCGCGCCCTGCGCCTCCGGCTGGATCTCTGGGCGCTGCTGCTGGGCAGGCTGGAGGTGCGCGAACTCGCCCTTGTCGGCGCCGATATCCGCCTGCCCTGGCCGCCCACCTCCCTGCCGGGCCTCACGCCGCCACCCTGGCTGACGGCGCTGGATGCGCGGCTGGAGGAAAGCCGCATCCAGATCGGCGGCGCGGTCGTCGAGGGCGTGAATGCGCGCCTCATGGCGGGCGAGATCGGCGAGGCGCTGACGGCGGAAGGCAGCCTCGCCTGGCGCGGCCGGCCCATGCGCTTCCAGGCCGTGCTGGGCCGTGCGGGCGATGCCGGCGTGGCGCCGCTCGACGTTACGGCCTCGGCCGCCGGGGCCAATCTGCGCGCGCGCGGCGTGCTGCTGACCGAGGGCGGCTTCGCCGGCCGGCTGGAGGCGGCGGGGCCGGATCTCTCCGCGCTGATCCCGGCCCCCGCCGCCGCCTTCCGCGCCACCGCCAACCTTGCCGCCGGGGCAGAGCTGATCGTGGCGAACCAGCTCGAACTCACCCTCGGCGCGGATGCCGTGCGCGGGGGCGCCCTGCTGCGCCTGGTGCCCGAGCCGCGCTTCGAACTGACGCTGACCGCCCCCAGCCTCGACCTGGAGCCCTGGCTCGCCGCGCTGCGCGGCGCCGGCGCGCAGGCCGTGCCGGTCTCGCTCGACCTCTCGGCCGAGGCGGCGCAATTCGGCCCGCTGCGCATGACCGACCTGCGCGCCACCGCCAATCTCCAGAACGAGCATCTCACGCTTGGCCGCGTCAGCGCCGCCATGGCGGGCGAGACGACGCTGGAGCTGTCCGGCGGCGGCGGTGCCGCGCGGCTGGAGCTCGGCCTGCGCTGGCGCTCGGCCCGCCCGGCGGAATGGCTGGCGGCGGCGGGCCTTGCCCCGCGCCTTGCCCCGCCCGAGGGCCCGGCACTCGGCAGCCTGCGCCTCTCCTGGGAGGGCGGCGCCTTCGCGGTGACGGAACTCGCGGCGCAACTCGGCCAGAGCCGGGTCAGCGGCGGCTTCGTCTGGCGTCCCGGGGCACGGCCCAACCTCGCCCTCGGCCTGGAATTCGACGAGCTGGCGCTGCCGCAATCCCAGGCGGAACTGGCCGCCGCCCTGCGCGAGGCGGCGGGCGAGGCCGACCTGCAACTGCGCCTTTCCTTCGCCCGGCTCCGCCTGCGCGATGACGTCTGGGAGCGGCTCGCGTTCGATGGCGCGACGGAGGGCGGGCGCATCCTGCTGCGGCGCCTCGCCGGCCGTCATCTCGGCCTTGATGTGGTGCTGGCCGGCACGCTCTCGGGCACCGGCTCTGCCGCCCGTCTCAGCGAGATGACGCTGGAGGCCGAAGGCCCCGCCGGCCCCCTGCTCGGCCGCCTCGGCGTGGTGCGGCCCGACCTCGCCACCGCGCCACTGCGCCTCCGCCTCTCGGGCGCCGGGCCGCTCGATGCGCTGGCGCTGCGCCTGGAGATCGACCTGGCCGAGGCGCGGCTGGAGGCGCAGCTCACCGTGGATGTCCCGCAGGACCGGGTGCAGGCGCGGCTGACCGCGCGGCATCCGGGTGCGGCGCGTCTGCTCAGCCAGGCGCTGGCCATCCCGCCGCCGGACTGGATCGGCGAGGGATCCTTCTCGCTCATCGCCAATCTCGGCTGGCGCCTGGCCGATGGACGGGGCGCCTGGAACGCCGAGAGCTTCGAGCTGGTGGCGGGCGAGCTGCGCGGGCGCGGGCAGGTCACCCTCGCGGGGGAACGCCCGGCGATCGCCGGGCGCCTGGCGCTGGAGCGCCTGCCGCTGCCGGATTGGCGCGGCCTGGACCTCACCGCCTGGCCCGGGCTGGATCTTGACCTCGCCGTGACGGCCGATCGCGTGGCGCCGCGCGGGCTGCCGCTGCTGGAGGCGGCATCCGCGCGGCTGCGCGCCGATGCCGCCACGCTGCGGCTGGAAGACGGGCGCGCAAGCCTTGCGGGTGGCAACCTCGCGGCGGCGCTGCGCCTGGAGCGCGCGGGGCCGCGGCTCGCCCTGGAAGGCAGCATGACCGACATCGTGCTCGCCGCGCCTCTCACCGGCCGGCCGCTCGACATCGCGGCGGGGCGGCTCTCGGGCGAGTTGCGGCTGGAGGCGGGCGGCGCCACGCCCGCCGCCTGGCTGCGCAGCGCCGCGGGCGAGGGCAGCCTGACGCTGCGCGACGGTGTGGTGCAGGGCTTCGACGCGCCCGCCGCCGCCGCGGCACTCGGCTGGGCCGACCCCGGCACCGCGCTCGGCGCTGCGCTGGAATCCGGGGCGACGCCGATCGAGCGCGGGCGCGTCGCCTTCACCCTGGCCGAGGGGCGGCTCACCATCACCGAGGCAGCGCTGGGGGCCGAGGCGGGCCTTGCCCTCGGCCTCTCCGGCACGGTGGACCTCCCGGAGGACCGCGTGGCGCTGCGCCTTGCCCTGCCCGTGCCGGAGGGCGCGCCGCCCGTGGCGCTGGAGGTCACGGGGCCGAGCCTGAACCCGCGCCGCGCCGCCGACCTCGCGCCCTGGCGCGCCTGGCGGGCGGCGAACCCGCCCTGA